Below is a genomic region from Pyrococcus kukulkanii.
AGGACTCCAGAGGCAAGAGGAAGATCGTTGGAACGGGGGAGTACGTTACGGTTGAAGCTGATACTGTAATTATCGCCATAGGTCTCGAGCCCAACAAGATAATCCTCGAGGAGTCCGGCTTTGAACTGAATCCAGATGGGACGATAAAGGTCGATGAGAACCTTATGACCTCCATCCCAGGAATTTTCGCCGGTGGGGATGCAATCAGGGGAGAAGCTACCGTGATCTTGGCCATGGGAGATGGAAAGAAAGCAGCAAAGGCTATAGATGAGTACATAAGGAAGAGGAAGAGCAGCTGATCAGCCTTGGGAGAAACGTCATCACCACTCAGGTGGCCCCGTACTCCTCATTTCACTTAGTCTCTTCAACCAACCACTTCAGGTACTCCTCGTTTACGTCCTCCACTTTTATCTTTATTATCGCTGGAACCGTGTAGGGGTGTAACTCCTTAAGCCTTCTCCTCAATTCATCCCAGAGTTCGTCCTTTGTCTTCAGGATTGCTCCCACCTCTTTGTCCTCCTCTATCTTCCCTTGCCACCAGTAGAGGGCCTTGTGCTCCCTCAAGTTGGCGCAGGCAATCAGCCTCTCCTCAAGCAGTGTCTTTACGGCTTTTTCAGCGCTATCCCAATCTGGAAAGGTCGTGTAGACTATTATCATTCCCTACCCTCCTTCTCCTTTATGTATAGCTTACCCTTAACCCTCACTATCTTATACACCTCCCCATCTTCAAGCTTTTCCTTGGGCTTCCTAACCTCGAAGGTCTCGTAAGTCTCCATGTCCATGAACTGAGCTTCGGTTGGAGTTTGGCCCATAAGCAGTGCCTTCCTCTCCTCGTGCTCCACTAAGTCAATCTTCTCCCTCTTTATAGTCTTCCAGTCGAAGTGGTCGCTCTCCCAAGTTTCGAGGTTCTTGAGCCTCATGCCCTTTCCATCAACGCTTTCCACCCTATACACCCTTCCATGCCTGTCCTCAACTATATCGCCCTTCCTGAACTTGGGTAGCCTGATGGTAACGCT
It encodes:
- the cutA gene encoding divalent-cation tolerance protein CutA; its protein translation is MIIVYTTFPDWDSAEKAVKTLLEERLIACANLREHKALYWWQGKIEEDKEVGAILKTKDELWDELRRRLKELHPYTVPAIIKIKVEDVNEEYLKWLVEETK